One Dioscorea cayenensis subsp. rotundata cultivar TDr96_F1 chromosome 15, TDr96_F1_v2_PseudoChromosome.rev07_lg8_w22 25.fasta, whole genome shotgun sequence genomic region harbors:
- the LOC120277039 gene encoding G-type lectin S-receptor-like serine/threonine-protein kinase At4g27290 isoform X2, whose product MISSTMMAMTQLVTQLVFLLVIFHYSIATDTLNPNQPLRDDQALISGKEIFALGFFSPGRSKNRYVGIWYNKLQPAGQKTIVWVANRRSPLSGTNGSLELNGNGSLTINSMIFLPMPMVALTNPVAQLLDDGNFVIREANSSEFAWQSFDYPTDTLLSGMKLGWDLRTGLNRNVTAWRSYEDPSPGSYALSIDLEGIPQANFWSGSTKKWRSGPWIGIQFSNAGEQPSNYGLRFDFVHNKDEVYYMYNTTGTNFVRRALVDQSGKVKDFVWIERTGRWNHFLDYPINDCHEYSKCGPYGVCNLDVWPICRCLQGFKPKSPQEWPLMDTSSGCDRLTALDCKNRSDGFMAVTIAALPETLSTILYTNISQNECRDRCLKNCSCTAYATANISGAGLGCVIWVTEIIDLRMSPNPTQDVFVRLAAADLDVRGNGEFELAQLQWSTLMEATHNFAKTNILGKGGFGLVYKGKLAEGREIAVKRLSRNSTQGIDEFENEVTFIAKLQHRNLVRLLGYCIKGDEKILVYEYMPNGSLDPFLFDKEKGDHLDWQTRFHIIEGIARGLLYLHQDSRLRIIHRDLKASNILLDIEMNPKISDFGLARNFGDRETMIKTRKVVGTYGYMAPEYALDGVFSMKSDVFSFGVLILEIISGQRNRVFLSSPHLYLLGKAWRLWNDGKGLDFLDPLIGNSFSMTQVMRCINIGLLCVQEKPEDRPIMSSVVIMLGNDDAPLLEPKEPGFKAIFSPKHDAALNQNELHTFNDITLTEQTGR is encoded by the exons ATGATAAGTTCCACCATGATGGCAATGACACAGTTAGTCACGCAGCTTGTCTTCCTCTTAGTTATCTTCCATTATTCCATCGCAACCGACACTTTGAACCCTAATCAACCTCTTCGTGATGACCAAGCCTTAATCTCAGGCAAAGAAATCTTTGCCTTAGGCTTCTTCAGTCCTGGCCGATCAAAGAACCGATACGTCGGGATATGGTACAACAAGCTACAACCAGCAGGGCAGAAAACAATAGTATGGGTTGCCAACCGTCGAAGTCCATTATCAGGCACCAATGGAAGCTTGGAACTGAATGGCAACGGAAGCCTTACCATCAACTCCATGATCTTCCTGCCCATGCCCATGGTTGCCCTTACGAATCCGGTGGCACAGCTTTTAGATGATGGCAACTTTGTTATCAGAGAAGCAAACAGCAGTGAGTTCGCTTGGCAGAGCTTTGACTACCCGACCGACACGCTTCTCTCCGGCATGAAGCTTGGATGGGATTTGAGAACTGGTCTTAACCGCAATGTCACTGCCTGGCGGAGCTACGAGGATCCATCTCCAGGGAGCTATGCCCTATCCATTGACCTCGAAGGGATTCCTCAGGCCAATTTTTGGTCTGGTTCAACTAAAAAGTGGCGATCTGGGCCATGGATTGGTATCCAGTTCAGCAATGCAGGAGAACAGCCTAGCAACTACGGCCTCcgttttgattttgttcacaacaAGGACGAGGTTTACTACATGTATAACACAACTGGCACAAACTTTGTGCGTCGGGCTCTAGTGGACCAGTCTGGCAAGGTAAAGGATTTTGTATGGATTGAGAGGACTGGCAGGTGGAATCACTTCTTGGACTACCCCATTAACGATTGTCACGAGTACTCAAAATGCGGGCCTTACGGCGTGTGCAACCTTGATGTCTGGCCCATATGCAGGTGTTTGCAAGGGTTCAAGCCGAAGTCACCGCAGGAGTGGCCTCTCATGGATACCTCATCCGGTTGTGATCGCCTCACAGCGCTGGACTGCAAGAACAGGTCCGATGGGTTCATGGCTGTCACCATTGCAGCGCTTCCAGAAACCTTAAGCACCATCCTATACACAAACATCAGCCAGAATGAATGCAGAGATAGGTGTTTGAAGAATTGCTCGTGCACAGCCTATGCCACAGCCAACATCAGTGGTGCAGGACTCGGGTGCGTTATTTGGGTGACGGAGATCATAGACCTGAGGATGTCCCCTAATCCTACACAGGATGTCTTTGTCCGGCTTGCCGCTGCTGATCTAG ATGTTAGAGGAAATGGTGAATTTGAACTAGCACAACTTCAATGGAGTACTCTAATGGAGGCTACGCACAACTTTGCTAAGACAAACATTCTAGGAAAAGGTGGTTTTGGCCTTGTCTATAAG GGGAAGTTGGCCGAGGGACGTGAAATAGCGGTTAAGAGACTCTCAAGGAATTCAACACAAGGCATTGATGAGTTTGAAAATGAAGTTACTTTTATTGCAAAGCTTCAACACCGTAACCTTGTGCGACTTTTAGGATACTGCATTAAAGGAGATGAAAAGATTCTTGTCTATGAGTATATGCCCAATGGAAGCTTGGATCCATTTCTATTTG ACAAAGAAAAAGGAGATCATTTGGACTGGCAGACACGCTTCCACATCATTGAAGGCATTGCTCGAGGTCTTTTATATCTTCATCAAGACTCAAGATTAAGAATCATACATAGGGATCTCAAAGCAAGTAACATCCTTCTAGACATTGAAATGAATCCTAAAATCTCAGACTTTGGTTTAGCCAGAAATTTTGGAGATCGTGAAACAATGATCAAGACAAGAAAAGTAGTTGGAACATA TGGATATATGGCCCCGGAGTATGCATTGGATGGAGTTTTTTCAATGAAGTCAGATGTGTTTAGCTTTGGGGTATTAATCTTGGAAATCATAAGTGGCCAAAGAAATAGGGTTTTCCTCTCAAGTCCACACCTTTACCTTCTTGGGAAA GCTTGGAGATTATGGAATGACGGGAAGGGTTTGGATTTTTTGGATCCATTAATCGGCAACTCATTTTCAATGACTCAAGTTATGAGATGTATAAATATAGGTCTCTTGTGTGTTCAAGAAAAGCCGGAAGATAGACCAATCATGTCATCAGTAGTTATCATGCTAGGCAACGATGATGCCCCATTACTAGAGCCTAAAGAACCAGGGTTTAAAGCTATTTTTTCCCCTAAACATGATGCAGCTTTAAATCAGAATGAGTTGCATACTTTTAATGATATCACACTCACAGAGCAAACAGGTAGAtag
- the LOC120277039 gene encoding G-type lectin S-receptor-like serine/threonine-protein kinase At4g27290 isoform X1, which yields MISSTMMAMTQLVTQLVFLLVIFHYSIATDTLNPNQPLRDDQALISGKEIFALGFFSPGRSKNRYVGIWYNKLQPAGQKTIVWVANRRSPLSGTNGSLELNGNGSLTINSMIFLPMPMVALTNPVAQLLDDGNFVIREANSSEFAWQSFDYPTDTLLSGMKLGWDLRTGLNRNVTAWRSYEDPSPGSYALSIDLEGIPQANFWSGSTKKWRSGPWIGIQFSNAGEQPSNYGLRFDFVHNKDEVYYMYNTTGTNFVRRALVDQSGKVKDFVWIERTGRWNHFLDYPINDCHEYSKCGPYGVCNLDVWPICRCLQGFKPKSPQEWPLMDTSSGCDRLTALDCKNRSDGFMAVTIAALPETLSTILYTNISQNECRDRCLKNCSCTAYATANISGAGLGCVIWVTEIIDLRMSPNPTQDVFVRLAAADLASISNKSSKKSQSKSVVLIIVFSMVALIIPLIYFCSWGKKKMIHKDVRGNGEFELAQLQWSTLMEATHNFAKTNILGKGGFGLVYKGKLAEGREIAVKRLSRNSTQGIDEFENEVTFIAKLQHRNLVRLLGYCIKGDEKILVYEYMPNGSLDPFLFDKEKGDHLDWQTRFHIIEGIARGLLYLHQDSRLRIIHRDLKASNILLDIEMNPKISDFGLARNFGDRETMIKTRKVVGTYGYMAPEYALDGVFSMKSDVFSFGVLILEIISGQRNRVFLSSPHLYLLGKAWRLWNDGKGLDFLDPLIGNSFSMTQVMRCINIGLLCVQEKPEDRPIMSSVVIMLGNDDAPLLEPKEPGFKAIFSPKHDAALNQNELHTFNDITLTEQTGR from the exons ATGATAAGTTCCACCATGATGGCAATGACACAGTTAGTCACGCAGCTTGTCTTCCTCTTAGTTATCTTCCATTATTCCATCGCAACCGACACTTTGAACCCTAATCAACCTCTTCGTGATGACCAAGCCTTAATCTCAGGCAAAGAAATCTTTGCCTTAGGCTTCTTCAGTCCTGGCCGATCAAAGAACCGATACGTCGGGATATGGTACAACAAGCTACAACCAGCAGGGCAGAAAACAATAGTATGGGTTGCCAACCGTCGAAGTCCATTATCAGGCACCAATGGAAGCTTGGAACTGAATGGCAACGGAAGCCTTACCATCAACTCCATGATCTTCCTGCCCATGCCCATGGTTGCCCTTACGAATCCGGTGGCACAGCTTTTAGATGATGGCAACTTTGTTATCAGAGAAGCAAACAGCAGTGAGTTCGCTTGGCAGAGCTTTGACTACCCGACCGACACGCTTCTCTCCGGCATGAAGCTTGGATGGGATTTGAGAACTGGTCTTAACCGCAATGTCACTGCCTGGCGGAGCTACGAGGATCCATCTCCAGGGAGCTATGCCCTATCCATTGACCTCGAAGGGATTCCTCAGGCCAATTTTTGGTCTGGTTCAACTAAAAAGTGGCGATCTGGGCCATGGATTGGTATCCAGTTCAGCAATGCAGGAGAACAGCCTAGCAACTACGGCCTCcgttttgattttgttcacaacaAGGACGAGGTTTACTACATGTATAACACAACTGGCACAAACTTTGTGCGTCGGGCTCTAGTGGACCAGTCTGGCAAGGTAAAGGATTTTGTATGGATTGAGAGGACTGGCAGGTGGAATCACTTCTTGGACTACCCCATTAACGATTGTCACGAGTACTCAAAATGCGGGCCTTACGGCGTGTGCAACCTTGATGTCTGGCCCATATGCAGGTGTTTGCAAGGGTTCAAGCCGAAGTCACCGCAGGAGTGGCCTCTCATGGATACCTCATCCGGTTGTGATCGCCTCACAGCGCTGGACTGCAAGAACAGGTCCGATGGGTTCATGGCTGTCACCATTGCAGCGCTTCCAGAAACCTTAAGCACCATCCTATACACAAACATCAGCCAGAATGAATGCAGAGATAGGTGTTTGAAGAATTGCTCGTGCACAGCCTATGCCACAGCCAACATCAGTGGTGCAGGACTCGGGTGCGTTATTTGGGTGACGGAGATCATAGACCTGAGGATGTCCCCTAATCCTACACAGGATGTCTTTGTCCGGCTTGCCGCTGCTGATCTAG CCTCAATCTCAAACAAGTCTAGTAAGAAAAGTCAATCCAAATCAGTGGTCTTGATCATAGTTTTCTCAATGGTGGCATTGATAATTCCATTAATATACTTCTGTTCAtggggaaagaagaagatgatacaCAAAG ATGTTAGAGGAAATGGTGAATTTGAACTAGCACAACTTCAATGGAGTACTCTAATGGAGGCTACGCACAACTTTGCTAAGACAAACATTCTAGGAAAAGGTGGTTTTGGCCTTGTCTATAAG GGGAAGTTGGCCGAGGGACGTGAAATAGCGGTTAAGAGACTCTCAAGGAATTCAACACAAGGCATTGATGAGTTTGAAAATGAAGTTACTTTTATTGCAAAGCTTCAACACCGTAACCTTGTGCGACTTTTAGGATACTGCATTAAAGGAGATGAAAAGATTCTTGTCTATGAGTATATGCCCAATGGAAGCTTGGATCCATTTCTATTTG ACAAAGAAAAAGGAGATCATTTGGACTGGCAGACACGCTTCCACATCATTGAAGGCATTGCTCGAGGTCTTTTATATCTTCATCAAGACTCAAGATTAAGAATCATACATAGGGATCTCAAAGCAAGTAACATCCTTCTAGACATTGAAATGAATCCTAAAATCTCAGACTTTGGTTTAGCCAGAAATTTTGGAGATCGTGAAACAATGATCAAGACAAGAAAAGTAGTTGGAACATA TGGATATATGGCCCCGGAGTATGCATTGGATGGAGTTTTTTCAATGAAGTCAGATGTGTTTAGCTTTGGGGTATTAATCTTGGAAATCATAAGTGGCCAAAGAAATAGGGTTTTCCTCTCAAGTCCACACCTTTACCTTCTTGGGAAA GCTTGGAGATTATGGAATGACGGGAAGGGTTTGGATTTTTTGGATCCATTAATCGGCAACTCATTTTCAATGACTCAAGTTATGAGATGTATAAATATAGGTCTCTTGTGTGTTCAAGAAAAGCCGGAAGATAGACCAATCATGTCATCAGTAGTTATCATGCTAGGCAACGATGATGCCCCATTACTAGAGCCTAAAGAACCAGGGTTTAAAGCTATTTTTTCCCCTAAACATGATGCAGCTTTAAATCAGAATGAGTTGCATACTTTTAATGATATCACACTCACAGAGCAAACAGGTAGAtag